tcaacaacgtattgagtatggcgaatatacttttggccaactatcttccgaaattgtatgtgaaggtttagctttatgctcagacataaagctacatagacaaatacaaaagaataaattatctaacaagagaggtgatttttgtgagcaatttggatacactaatacaccatccgcgttattatctaggaagaaaggtactcgaccaccttcccataacaatcctaagactactagatatcctaataggtatccattgaaatctaaacgacccaattttaggaaaaacaacaataagacacaacaattaaataaaaagactaataagtcacttccggtctgttacaagtgtggaaaaattgggcattatagtaataagtgtcgtacaaaacaaaaataaatgagcttaatctagacgaaggtctcaaacgtcaattagaacaagtcctcttaatggactccgatctatctgaagaggatgaatcatcctcctcagaaaatgattcagggacaatttcaggattggaggatgatgaatgtacagatggttgttcttgtaaaaattgttttcataaacaaatatctagtctaggaattaatgtcctcaccaatgaagaaaattttatattagagttaattgataaaattgaaaatccagaatcaaagcgaatagctttagaaaaatatattgaagtagctaaaagagcaccaaaacaagagaaaatcgaaacttcttacaaaccttatagttttaaggaaataatggcaagagtagaaaatcatcacattaaaaaagaaccatcagtcaatgatcttagggcagaagttaatcaggttaaagaagaattaagaagtcttaagcaaagagtccagatattggaacttcataaaccagtagactgtgagtatgactcacaagaagaaaactcttttgatgaaattttacaaaactaccaggctcatattactacacatatagataaaccagaatcacctactaataaccaggatatcgaaaacatgcaattcattaatataatagataaagtaatcactcaaaagtggtacaccttagtcaccctaatcataggaaaagaataccgttttgaaactatggcactcatagattcgggtgcagatctaaactgcttaaatgaaggattagttcccacaaagtattttagcaaaacaacccaagttcttaatactgcagatggaaacaaattgataattaattacaaattatCTGATGCTGCGGTGTGTAATAATGGTATTTGTCTAGCGACACCATTTATCATGGTAAAGAATTTATCTCAATCCTGCATATTAGGGACTCCATTCTTGAATATGTTATACCCATTAAACAATACGGGCATTGAAGCCCTCATTCAGggacataaaatattatttgaatttgtctctgaacctaggcaaaaatttattaaccaggttcaagaaaaaatcaagcacaaagaaaattttgttcttcttaaaagaggagattcaatataagcaaatagaagagaaactaaattgcccaaaactccaaaaaaaatcaatgattttaatgatcttctagtgaaagaagtttgtgctgaaatcccaaatgcattctgggaaagaaaacaacatatagtagaattaccttatgaaccagatttttctgaaaaaatgattccaacaaaagccagaccaattcaaatgaacaatagattattagaaatatgtaaatctgaaattcaagatttactagataaaggtttgattagaaaaagttactctccttggagttgtcctgcattttatgtagaaaaagcagctgaattagaaagaggagttccgagattagtcatcaactataagcctttgaataaagcattaagatggattaggtatccaattcctaataaaaaagatcttttagatagattacataatgctgtcatattttcaaaatttgacttaaagtcaggatattggcaaattcaaatcgcagaaaaagacaagtataaaactgcatttacggttccctttggacattatgaatggaatgttatgccatttggtttaaaaaatgctccatcagaatttcaacatattatgaataacatatttaattcttattcaacttttacaattgtatacattgatgatgtattatatattctgaatcaattgagcaacattttaaacacttatcaatattcctcaaaatagtaaaacaggccggattagtggtatctgcaaaaaaatgaaaatatttcaaacccaggttagattccttggtcacaatattaataaaggtactataatacctatagaacgggctatatcctttgctgataaatttcctgatgaaatcaaggataaaaaacaattacaaagattcttaggaagcttaaattatatagcagatttttataaggatttagctaaggatagcaaacctctatatgcaagattacggaaaaaccctgctaattggagcagtgagcatacaactgctgttataaaaatcaaagctaaagctaaagaattgccatgcctaactatagcgaatccaacagcctacaaaatagttgagactgatgcttcagatgtcggatatggaggaatccttaaacaaaggattcataataaagagcaattagtaagatatacctcaggtgtatggaaatcggcacaacaaaattactcaaccattaaaaagaaatattggcaataattcattgtgttactaaatttgaaagtgatttgttaaaccaggaatttcttattagagtggattgtcaggcagctaaggaagtattggtaaaggatgttaaaaatttagcctctcggcaaatttttgcaagatggcaagccattttatcagcgtttgatttcaaaattgaatatataaaaggtgaaactaattctctacctgatttcttgactcgtgaatttttgcaggggaagcatggactgccagataactaggggaaaggctcctcaattttcttacccatctcctaataaaaggaacaaaagtaatcctattatgattaaaggaaacccaaataagggaaaacaatattcttcttcagaagaaaagtcggcatttataatgtccacatcaataccgcttttagcggtagaaacagaacatgctaacagagatcctgcagaagttgcaagcatgtacttaaaagagcatattttaccacattatggtaaaactagagagttttatgaaacaatactcatagagacaggatctatccttttaacacataacacggccaacagtaatggtaatggtcctcctgcgttctccaagcttgttattcttaaggtattatcataccgagattggggaatgaaccctcatgggttaaaaaaattcaatgatcACCCCCATATCAAACCGAGATCATATTCTTATACTGATTATAGCATGGACACATATTTTTTGCTATCAAACTCAGAGATTCTCTCATTCCTGGTATATTGGTTTTAAACTCAATACAATCAAAGAGCTACCAAATTGGTTTGAGCATGGCTAAGTATCTGGGGGCCATGCCCGGAGATTTTACCTGCATATATTGTAGATATGTTAAATAAGTTTATCAAGGCTAATAGccaatcttatgatataagaagattaatgcagtggttctttactgtatgaaatcccatggattctaagatggaattattcgattccacaagataatgatcctgattgggattatatcccttatttagaaaggcaattattatcaaatggtgggatagatataatgcagcacatctacaaccatctacatttaacatgcagtttgttgcagctcagcttatggtatcggcatcaaccacctcaatgccgatggaattctcaacccacatactcgcactaaagcataggcacggggacttgtcaaaggaagaatttaagaagcagattttggaggcacttgataacgaagatttgggttcccaaccgtcctcgtcaaaaacctttgaggaagaagagataaaatcggaaaatacagaagacctaaatgcaaatggtgatgattgctttggaatgatttagggtttaaatggttcgaagaagataggaaaattctaattattttccggcaaaaaaaaaaaaaaaaaaaaaaattggtcaacttttcatcaacacgaagcaggatcgactccactattcatcaaggacacgtatttgcttcaaaatagtaaaagtggaaaggtttaatattttccaaaaaacaaaaaaggtaaatcttatctaagatttccaccttagatatgtcttccacttgtctaccacttataggttgttgtaattatagataggattctcaaaaaacaaaatcttatctcttttgtttcttgcaaaCTTTCCCCTATATAAATACCCGTTAAGGGAAAGGGAAAGAGCAAGTTTTTAGTTTTCAAGAGTCATTGTTTATAAGTTTGAGAGTGAGAGTTTCTGAGTGTTTCCTATTTTGAGAGTGATagtttgtgagtgttttcatgttctGAGTGTGAATCTGAAGTTGTTTGGTGTGTTATCTAAAAGGAATAAAAGACTACTTTGTAAGTATCTCTACTCGTTATCTATGTTTTAAGTTTATTTTAATTATGAAGATTTCATTTATTTTTGAAGTTTATTTTAATTATGAAGATTTCATTTCTTTAAATTTTGTATTAGTCATTTATTAAATTATCTTTCTTATATAATATAAAACCTGGGAacgttttgatatatatatatatatatatatatatacactaggTATGACCCCGGCCTACGTCCAGGGCTCAACCTTTTTCGTTTTCGTTTTGTTGTTTGATCGGCTGGTCCGTATTCTACCAAAATCTTTTTTATTCATTCgcaaaactaattagattataacggtcaaacatcgagcttataagttagttcgtacttgcgtccctagtatttgtggttgtgtcaaattagccggggcttacaGCTCCGGCAGTGGTCCCTTGAGGATACCATAGTATTTTGTTGAtcgggtcaaattagccggggtcGTGGTCCCTTGAGAATACTATAGTATTTTGTTGGTCAGGTCAAATTTGCCGGCGCTTACAGCCCCGACCGTGGCCCTTAAACATTCCctaatgttttgttggtcggggttgtcacacttaaatctcgcacataaatctttaccatgttttttattttatttgttttttagaaatagcttttagattagttgaggctaacttaaattttcttgagaaagttatGGTACAAATCATTATGCTTATTGGATGATTGAACGTTCAAATGACTTATTCGATGGACCAGGGTATATCTGGTGTATACGAATAATCTTTCATGGAGGGTCATCCACCAAACATAATCTAAACAGACCCTTAGCCATATGTTTACCGTGAAGATGTATTAGTAAGGAGATATTTGGTTGCATTAAACATAAAACCTCTTACCCAATTCACTCCTCTTCctctattaggttttctttcttctcctttcctctttagaccaattttttttttaaatcaccagctctgttttcttttatttcaccgtatccatcctttaaatcttccataataataacttagtattaataactcagtattattatgatatagagagacgaagttaagaattagaagtcgttaatggaggggaagaactatagatagaagaccatttgttggtgaaaccgttaaagaatgatgctcttctgttctataaatacatctacttagtgttagcctatattaacggaaacttagtcaaattaggaaatccgacgctgcagtaaaattaagaaatccaaggatctgacgccgttaaataatctttagaatcatatttttattaggaagccaagggatcggacggacgtctatataagacatataaccgatcaatctccatcgtgggatgacgaaatcgatggtcggatttgtatggctacacacacaacacttctttttataatatagatatatatctatattataaaaagaagtgttgtgtgtgtagcctgataaatccgaccatcgatttcgtcatcccacggcGTGGATCGATTCGTTATATGTTCAATATAGACATCCGTCGGATTGTTGGGTTTCCTGATTTGACTATGCTTCCATAATAAGATGTCTTGACCATTATATATCGGGAAAAATATACCACGTTAACTACgtttcctaataaaaatatgggAGAGGGATATATTCAAATTTCCTTATCTGACTACGTTTTGAGAGATACTTACGTTTCATCTATaagggaaaacaaaaaaaaaaaaaaggaaaccaatgcAAAAAAAttcgcaatttttttttcaaaaaaaatgtagACAGCCGTAGGACATTAGAAAAATATCACAGTATCTATATATTTACTAGGTATCAAGTTAGACTAACTAAGTTATGGTAAGGTAAAGTAAGGAATTGGAGAAAGTTGTTGGGCAGGAAGCTTCACCCGGGTGAAACCTGGTGCTTCATTCTCTTCCTTTCGCAGCAAATTaagacaaagcaaaaagaaaatgcTACCAAATAGACACGAACTCAAAAACACGAATAGCACCCCATGAAATCATCTCTTGCAAATTAAATACCCAATGACATAATTTAATTTGCAATTTAAAGAAAGCACGAGGAGCAAGCATAAAACCttgcccaaaaacataaaaaatgaacaGCCTAAAAGTTTGACTCGGTAAATCAGACCTTTGAGGATGCAAATGTACAAATTGCTGaatggagacaaagttgtacaaCAAAATGGACAAACAAACTCGGTGTAGTTTACTAATATTCCATGTACAACTTTAGAACCATGTATAAAGATATTAGATTCACGCATATTACAAATTAGCCTTGGGACAGATCCAAACATTAACTTTGGCCATTCTGCCGCTTGGACCGTTAGTTCGCGAAATGTACATCCGTCCGTTGTATATATGACGGGGATTTTATTATTTTGGACGTTCGGGATTGATGCCACGATATAAGAATATATGACTTTGAAGTAATAATAAGGTtgttataaaaagaagtgatgtCTGTCTTGGGTAATAGACGGCCCTTGATTTCGGTAATCCGACGGCTGAGAAAGATAGTTGGCGAGATTTCTATCCATCCGTCCGTCttagacatataattttgagagatatttacgTCCGTCGGTTCGTGAGATgatcttcttttaatattttgttttagaCGGCAGGGATTATGCCCCTGGCCCGGTGCAAAACGAGACTCAATATTTCCTTATGTGACTCGAATCAACATTTTCTAATGCCTGTCGGTTTCCTTGAAAGTTTTCATGCACTAACTATAAAtatcctttctgattttaccaaaaaaaaaaaaaattaatttgaagACTCTATAGATTTTACCTATATTTTAATGCGGATATCATATTTACCTTTAAATTTTCTAATCCGCGGTCGGGGCCTATGGCCCCCGCCCCATCCGGCTACTATGACCCGCCTAATTGAACACACTattgtgacccgactaactaacacggtataatatgacacgaccaactaaatatcagGACCGTTGTGGTATTGACCGGACTAACCAAATATACTCCCGACTATTATAGATGGACTAAAATATGGGAAGACACTGGCCGACCGACCAAACAATAAACAGAACTctaaaaggttgagccccggccctaggccggggtgatacctagtatatatatataatctaaatgaatcattaatcaaaatcaaaaacaaaaacaccggaaatcttttgtttttgagaaaaaaaactcttctcttctccttctctctttccttgaagtTCCTTGTTCAATTGAAAAAGCCATcacttttaattcgtttttgatcGAAAAAATGTTGGTACTGTAATAATAAAACACTGAAAGTAATGATGttaagaaataaatttctgaaacttaaaaatagacactcaaagaaaacaacaaacagaggacagagtcacttgatcatcaagttgtccttaacacgatagttcaccGGTACGACTCaataatgagtgatgcctataccctgtggtgaaGTCGTATCCAGGTTAAAACTGTATGTTGAAAATACTATAAGCACTATAGTACTTGCCTACTcttacgaactcaacaacaatgACACAGAATTAAAAACCACACATAGGGAGAAAGACGAATAAAAGAAGGATAGTAgcttcttctggacacaaattgcAATGAAGAAACAAAATGGTTTATATAGCGGAGAAGATTAAAGAGAAAATAAATTTGTAATAAAATCAGAATAAATTTTCATTAATTCAAGATTTTCCAAAACGGTAAAAAACAGCTACACAATTAACTGCACATTATGTcgacataaaaataaaaacggaAATAAATAAATCCTCTCCAGGTCATACGCCCGCCCATATTAAATACGAAATCtattttgatattaaaatatttgagaaaataattcaaaatgattttgtccaaaaagataagtcttggttgacctatGTCCACGGCGCAAGAATGAGCATGAGCCAAAAACTCAAGccttagtggaaacaaattttttttgagCCAAAAACTCAAGccttagtggaaacaaattttttttcccCACCcattccacccacattgtttgtcTAACTATATATAAAGGAATACTTAaatagtggaactcctctttagttataccctatgtgggactaaaggtttcattcactcataagaaaatgagcaagTGCTCTAAGAGACtcaaaggtcctaagttccattcccaccaagactataaaaccaaaacaacaaaactcattttctccaacagaaaATTGagcagaaatcatcaaaatatggtttaaatggaagttacaATGGCATGTTGGTAAGGAATTGTTTAGAAAAAACCTAGTTCgctaaccgaacattctgaaaccaagaacacaaagaacacttcggttatcgcgaatttattttttcgtaaccgaactctgagctcggttggttcgcaaaaaataaatttaaccgaactcctctttgaaaaccaatatattgtgttcggttggttaGGTTAATTGGAAAATTTTGTCCTTTAACCGAacacttgtattagaacaacaaatgttgagttcggttggttcgcaaaaaaaaaattgttaaccgAACTCTACTATATAAACACATATGTTGATCAGTTCGGTTTATTTGagaattttttctcctaaccgaacttcactctgATATTGAGTTCGGTAAAGTCGAAAATTAATGTTGGAAACCGAACATTACTATGTATACTCTAGaataaaagttcggttacctgtccCATAACCTGTTAGCCGAACTCATCAAAACTTCCATTAAGTTCGAAATAAGTTTGGCTACACTTTCAAATAAGTAGCCGAAACTACAATTCCAAATAAGTTTGGCTACCTTTTCTTCAGATCTTGTAGCCGAACTTGTTTGACTTAACCTAATTCAAGCTATAAAATTTCTTATTTTGAGAAAATTTTGGTCAATTCaagcaacaaaaaaataaatgtaAAGTATGCTTGGGTTGTTTGAAGGTtcagattcaaaaaataaaaaaataatcgaGTTTTTCCAGCTCTTATAATATCCTTCTTCTTCCCTTTCAATAAGttaattttaagaaaaataatattgattttatcttacactaatcactaattaacaGAATTTAATTACAGTAACTAATCATTACACAAACTTAATTAGGAAGGGTAATTAtggtattaacataaatatttggataaagggTGTCTTCACTTTGTTtgtaaatgtcttactaaaaatagaactatggtcccaaaaaaaccatgatcccaaaaatagaactatggtcccaaaaaaaccatgatcccgaAAAATCGTTCTTTTATAAACTTATATCTGTTTGCAATTGCATTGACCAGAAAGTGTACAAGATAAAGTAAATTATTGTCTACTAAGAAAACCATTAATATTGAAAAAGGTAAAAGTAATAGCAGCACAAGTTATTTTCTTGTTACTTATTACAAATTGTACCTTAAGTAAAAACTTCAGTTTTGCACTTCCACTATTCTCATTACTGGCACTCTTGTTCATAACAAACATTGAGAAACCACCCTtatataaaaagaagaaaacctgTAATGACATCCATTTCCACTATGAAGTTGACATTGTTTCTCATGTTTTCAAAATGAAACTGAAGCAACATGAGTATGAACCTAACTGAAGCGAATCATCCGACTTTAAGTCAGTAATACAATGAGTAATTCTCACTATGAGGACAAGCTGAGGATTCAGGAAGAGATCTGACAAGCGAATCACTATCTGTTCAACATATAATGCTGGTACATTTTAGACTCTGAAAATAGTCATTTTTCACCCTAGACTCCCTAGAGAGTTTAGAATGATCCAAGTGAATCTTTACAATTTGAAAGATTGGAACAACACGGTTTGTCAATACGTTTCAGAGAATGTTGATTCTTAAAGGTCCAACATGAATGTCAATGGCTGAGGTTCCATGGACACTGTAGAAAGATGAGTTCTATGTGTTTTGCTGAAGAAGGAAAGAACTACAATACAAAACTATAGGCACAATAATCTGTGCAACACTTGACAATTCAGTCATAAGCAAATGTTCAAACAGCTTGGAATACTTGATTTCTATGAGCAATGAAGGTAAGAAGATCAGTACACATGAGCATATATGCCACTTCGAATAAAAATACCTCATGTAGTTCTAGTGATACTAACAAATATTAAGTGTAGCTACGATTGAGCAAAAGTACACAGATATTCTTTTATGGAAAAATTAGGAAGACAAATGTATCCTCCTAGAGTAAACAAGGAATAAGAACATCGGATATCTTCAAATATAAATAATGCTCCAAAGATACAAGGTGGTAAAGTTACCTACATTCACATTAAAGATATGAGCAGAGGGACTACAAAAAGTCAATGAGGCCAAAAAAGAGCAGCATAGGAGGATCTCTGAGACATCAAGATCCTCATTTCAAGCTTGCAATGAGGTCATACTATATATAAAACATGACTGTATGCATCAAGTTTTAAATGAATCCCGAAAAAAAGCCTCCATCATAAAACCAAGATATTAACTATAGAAACCACACAAAATTTAAGAATGTCGGAGAGAGAGATTTATCATCAACCTTTGGTTCTCATGATTGTTATGCTGCCTTTCCCTCCTTCAGTATGTATCTTAGTTTTGACAACGACAGGCTTTCCTGAAAAAGCTGAAGTAGGATATGGAGGAGACAGTTCTTCATCCTTGCCATGCTTTGATTTTTGGGGTGGAGTTAGAATCTTCTTGTTTATATCCTTCAATGTTACATCTCCATGAACTCCACAGGGTTTAATGAGCGCAAATGGATAAACAACAGAGGAAGTCACCTTTGTGGGAGTTAGCATGAGAGATTTCCTACCTAAAAGCATACGTAACATTCAATTGcccgagtttttgttgaaatggCACTCAACTTTCAGTGTCTTTGATTAAAAAGTGAAATCTGTAGAACAAAGAGAGATCATGAATACACACCTTTAAAAACCTTTTGTGGTGGCGGAGTTGGACATTGTTGCACCATGTCAGATTGTGTTTCAGGTGGGAGGTTGCAATACTCTGGATTTAAGACAAGTAAAATTGGTATAATTTTATCCAAAGAAGAGTATATAGGAACAGATTACAAGTACCATATGTTTCACACACCTGAAACATCAATTTGGTCACCGCCAACCCCAGAAAAGTTCCTGCATGACAATGCATGAATAGAGTCAGTTTCAGGTGACAAACCAGTAAAATGTGTAGCTAAATTGAGTTGCATAGATGCTTACGTGTCCTCAGAACCGAAATGCATTGAGCCGTCATTGAAGCAATTGGAGAGCCACATGTCAGACGACTGATCCAAGCTCTCATTGCAGGACACAGATCTATCTTCTGTTGTGTAGAATGCAGTATTAAATTAAAACTGAGCAAGAACCTAGAATAGCTTATTAGTCAATTGAAAAGAAACTAATTTAGAGAAAGAAACAAACCTGAATATCCTGAATCCCACGTTACTTTTTCATGTACAGCTTCTAGCGTTGTCTCCTGTCTATCCTGAGtataaaaaatgaaagaagtccaaagcataagaacaaaaatcaaagaggCGTTTAGTCAGAGTAATCAATTCGAAGTATCATCACATTAATAGCTGTATAAGCAACCATTATGCATTTAACTTCCTTTGATGGAATGTGCAAAGAAATAACTTATAGAAGATGGAATGCTTAAGCAAACAACACCatatcaattaaaaaaaaagaaggggtACTTTACGGTCTACTATCCGAAGTTACAG
This DNA window, taken from Papaver somniferum cultivar HN1 chromosome 3, ASM357369v1, whole genome shotgun sequence, encodes the following:
- the LOC113358292 gene encoding protein XRI1-like isoform X1, producing the protein MDYPNDDNELCEWEGADFYLPKDSNPGISNCIWDGVDQNEDEFSYMFEDSTPIKACEDLPYSASDSGRSTEKEAVNYREDYHPQLKRRRMLRFDAPDDPFLCNEPTPSQFIKAKDRQETTLEAVHEKVTWDSGYSEDRSVSCNESLDQSSDMWLSNCFNDGSMHFGSEDTNFSGVGGDQIDVSEYCNLPPETQSDMVQQCPTPPPQKVFKGRKSLMLTPTKVTSSVVYPFALIKPCGVHGDVTLKDINKKILTPPQKSKHGKDEELSPPYPTSAFSGKPVVVKTKIHTEGGKGSITIMRTKG
- the LOC113358292 gene encoding protein XRI1-like isoform X2, producing the protein MDYPNDDNELCEWEGADFYLPKDSNPGISNCIWDGVDQNEDEFSYMFEDSTPIKACEDLPYSASDSGRSTEKEAVNYREDYHPQLKRRRMLRFDAPDDPFLCNEPTPSQFIKAKDRQETTLEAVHEKVTWDSGYSDRSVSCNESLDQSSDMWLSNCFNDGSMHFGSEDTNFSGVGGDQIDVSEYCNLPPETQSDMVQQCPTPPPQKVFKGRKSLMLTPTKVTSSVVYPFALIKPCGVHGDVTLKDINKKILTPPQKSKHGKDEELSPPYPTSAFSGKPVVVKTKIHTEGGKGSITIMRTKG